Proteins encoded in a region of the Quercus lobata isolate SW786 chromosome 8, ValleyOak3.0 Primary Assembly, whole genome shotgun sequence genome:
- the LOC115957266 gene encoding heat shock cognate 70 kDa protein-like has translation MSDQGEGPAIGIDLGTTYSCVGLILVWQNERVEIIVNDLGNRTTPSYVAFTPIERLVGDAAKIQVARNPTNSIFDAKRLIGRRFSDPLVQEDIKFWPFKVICGFHDKPMIVVNYKGEEKHFSAEEISSMVLRMMREIAETYLGTTVKNAVVTVPAYFNDSQRKATKDAGGIAGLNVLRIINEPTAAAIAYGLDKIADSNGKRNVLIFDLGGGTADVSLLTIEKSVFQVKAVAGDTHIGGEDFDNRVVKHFVEIFKRQHKVDISGNSRALRRLRTACEKAKRILSSAIETSIEVDSLYNGIDFFSTITRAKFSELNMDLFKKCIAIVEKCLTDANMDKSCVHAVVLSGGSSRIPKVQQLLQDFFDGKELCKSLNPDEAVAYGAAVQAAILTGIRNEKLQDLVLLDVTPLSLGVSVKGTEMSIVIPRNTAIPTEKEGYYTVSDNQTSALISIYEGERARTCDNNLLGQFNLSGIPPAPRGVARINVCFNIDTNGILNVSAKEMTTGVTGNITITNDKARLSSEEINIMVQDAETYKAEDDEHRKKVKAKDALESYTYNMRNAINNEKIGAKLAPKSKKEIKDAIEQVIEWLDGLQLVDSEEYEGKLKKLESICNPII, from the exons ATGTCCGACCAAGGAGAGGGTCCGGCGATAGGGATCGATCTGGGAACGACGTACTCGTGCGTAGGACTGATATTGG TGTGGCAAAATGAAAGAGTAGAGATAATAGTTAATGATCTGGGTAACAGGACCACTCCCTCCTATGTTGCTTTCACTCCGATAGAGCGCTTGGTAGGTGATGCCGCCAAGATTCAGGTCGCCAGGAACCCCACCAACTCCATCTTTG ATGCGAAGCGATTGATTGGTAGGAGATTCAGTGATCCTTTAGTTCAAGAAGATATTAAGTTTTGGCCTTTCAAGGTCATTTGTGGTTTTCATGACAAGCCTATGATCGTTGTCAACTATAAGGGTGAAGAGAAGCACTTTTCTGCGGAAGAAATCTCATCTATGGTCCTTAGAATGATGCGTGAGATTGCCGAAACCTACCTGGGCACAACTGTGAAGAATGCGGTTGTTACTGTCCCCGCCTACTTCAATGACTCACAGCGTAAGGCTACAAAGGATGCTGGAGGCATTGCAGGCCTGAATGTCTTACGTATAATCAATGAACCAACTGCTGCAGCCATTGCTTATGGTCTAGACAAGATTGCAGATAGCAATGGCAAGAGAAATGtgttgatttttgatttgggtGGTGGTACTGCGGATGTCTCACTACTTACCATTGAAAAGAGTGTCTTCCAAGTGAAGGCCGTTGCTGGTGACACTCACATTGGAGGTGAAGACTTTGATAACCGAGTGGTAAAGCACTTTGTTGAAATATTTAAGAGGCAACACAAGGTGGACATTAGTGGGAATTCCAGAGCTCTTAGAAGGTTGCGAACTGCTTGTGAGAAAGCAAAGAGGATTCTTTCTTCTGCAATTGAGACTAGCATTGAAGTTGATTCTTTATATAATGGTATTGATTTCTTTTCAACTATTACCCGTGCCAAATTTTCAGAACTCAATATGGATTTATTCAAGAAGTGCATCGCTATTGTGGAGAAGTGCTTGACTGATGCTAATATGGATAAGAGCTGCGTCCATGCTGTTGTTCTTTCGGGTGGTTCTTCCCGAATTCCCAAAGTGCAGCAGTTGTTGCAAGACTTCTTTGATGGGAAGGAGCTTTGCAAGAGCCTTAATCCGGATGAGGCTGTAGCTTATGGAGCAGCTGTTCAAGCTGCAATCTTGACTGGTATAAGAAATGAGAAACTGCAAGACCTCGTGCTCTTAGATGTCACCCCTCTGTCCCTTGGTGTAAGTGTTAAAGGAACGGAGATGAGTATTGTGATTCCAAGGAATACCGCCATTCCTACTGAGAAGGAGGGGTACTACACTGTCTCTGACAACcaaacttctgcattaatctCAATTTACGAGGGTGAAAGAGCAAGAACTTGTGATAACAACTTATTGGGACAATTTAATCTTTCTGGTATTCCTCCAGCACCCAGAGGTGTTGCTAGAATAAACGTTTGTTTTAATATTGACACTAATGGTATTTTGAATGTTTCTGCTAAGGAGATGACCACTGGTGTAACGGGGAATATCACCATCACTAATGATAAGGCAAGACTATCCAGTGAAGAGATTAACATAATGGTCCAGGACGCAGAGACATACAAGGCTGAAGATGATGAACACAGGAAGAAGGTCAAGGCTAAGGACGCTTTGGAGAGCTATACCTACAACATGAGGAATGCTATCAATAATGAGAAGATTGGCGCCAAGCTTGCCCCTAAaagtaagaaagaaattaaagatgCTATTGAACAGGTGATTGAGTGGTTAGATGGCCTCCAGCTCGTGGATTCAGAAGAGTATGAGGGCAAGCTGAAAAAGCTTGAGAGCATCTGCAATCCCATCATTTAG